CATGGCGAGGTCGCGGACGTCGTCGTTCACGCCACGCCCCGGTTCGGAGACGTCGGCGACGTAGACCGCCATGCCGATCCGGTCGTGCGGCGCGACGCCGAAGACGTGCCCCTCGATCGCGCCGAGCACGCGCGGGTCGTGCACGCCCCACGTTTCGGCGAGGGCGCGCGCGGCGCGCCCGTGCACCGCGAGCGGGTGCGCGCGTTCGGTGTCGCTCTCCGGCGGCGCGAGCTCCAGCAGGCGCGCGTCGGGCAGGTCGCGGGCGGCGTCGTGGAGGACCGCGGCGAGCGCGGTGGCGCGCAGCTCGTCGTCCGCGAAGCCGTTGGCGCGACCGATCGTCTCCGCGAGGGTCGCGACGCGCTGGACGTGCGCCCACCGCTCCGGCGTCACGAGGGCGCGCACGCGGTCGCAGTAGGGCGCGACGCTGCTGCGCCGGCACGGTCCGTCGGGGGGAAAGAGGGGGGCGTCGTTCTGGGCCATGGGCGGCGCAGGGTCGGCGGCGACCGCGTCCGGGCGGGCCGACCCCGTCGGGGGGGAGGCTAGCACGCGGCCCCCGAATCCGGCGTGCGCGCGGCTCACGCCGTCCCGTTCGGCGGTTCGGAGGGCACGTCGGCCGCCGCGTCGGCCTCGTCGGCGGCGTCGCGGGCGGCGGCGTCGCCCCGCTCGTCGAAGTAGGCGAACTCCGCGTCGCCGATCCGGACGTCGTCGCCGTCGCGCGCCCCCGCCTCGCGCAGGCGGGCGGCGAGCCCCTGCTCCTCGAAGTGGCGCTGCAGGTAGGCGACGGCGTCGGCGTTGCGGGCGTCGAACCGCTCCACGAGCGCCTCGACCGCCTCCCCCGTCACGCGCCACGCGTCCCCCTCCCGCTCGACGCGGAGGGGGCGGGCGGTGACCGTCACCGGGCCCGGCGCGGCGGGGGTCACGGCGGTGCGGGCCGGCAGCAACGCGAACGTCGCGTCGCGCAACGCCTCCAGCCCGTCGCCGCGCTCCGCCGACGCCGGCAGGACCGGGAGACCGGTCGCGGCGAGGTCCGCCTCGAGCGCCGCGACCTCGCTCGGGGAGGCGAGGTCGGTCTTGTGCAGCACGATCATCGCGGGCAGGTCCAGGAGGCTGGGGTCGAACGCACCGATCTCGGCGCGGAGCGCGGCGAACGCCGCGGCGGGGTCGTCGGCGACGTCGAGGACGTACGCCAACAGGCGCGTCCGCGCGACGTGCCGCAGGAAATCCAGCCCGAGGCCCTTGCCTTCGCTGGCGCCCTCGATGAGGCCGGGGACGTCGGCGAGGGTGAAGCGTTCGTAGCCGTCGCGCTCGACGACCCCGAGGTTGGGCGTGAGGGTCGTGAAGGGGTAGTCGGCGATGCGGGGGGTGGCGTTGGAGAGCGCCGCGAGGAGGCTGGACTTGCCGGCGTTCGGGAAGCCGACGAGGCCGACGTCGGCGATCGTGCGGAGCTCGAGGTGCAGCGAGCGGGTCCGGCCGCGCTCCCCGAACTCCGCGAAGCGCGGGGTGCGGCGCGTGGAGCTGGCGAAGCTGGCGTTGCCGCGCCCGCCCGCCCCCCCGCGCGCGACGACGGCGGTCTGCCCCACCTCGACGAGGTCGGCGACGAGGGTGCCGTCCTCGGCGTCGCGGGCGAGGGTCCCGACCGGAACGTCGAGGACGAGGTCCGCGCCGTTCTTGCCGTGCCGCTGGCGGCCCTCCCCCTGCTGGCCGGTGCCGCCGCGGTAGGTGCGGCGCGGCGTGAGCTTGGCGAGGGCGCCGACGTCGTCGACGGCGCGCAGCACCACGTCGCCGCCGCTCCCGCCGTGCCCGCCGTCCGGCCCGCCCTTCGGGATGTACTTCAGGCGCAGGAACGACACGGCGCCGTCGCCGCCTCGGCCACCCTGGACGATGAGGGGGAGGGTGTCGCGGAACGTCATGGGGGGAGGGGGCCGGAGCGCGGTCCGGTACGAACGTGGGCGCGGCCGGTGCGGCCGCGCCCACGAACGAACCTACGGTGCGCGGTCAGTCGGCCGCCACGGCCTCCGGGTCGCGCCGTTGGATGGTGACGAACCGGCCCTTGCGGCCCTTGTCGACGAACTTCACGGCGCCCGGCGTGAGGGCGAACAGGGTGTAGTCGTTGCCGAGCCCGACGTTCGCGCCGGGGTGGAAGCGGGTCCCGCGCTGGCGGACGAGGATCGTGCCGGCCTCGACGACCTGCCCGTCGAAGCGCTTCACGCCGAGTCGCTTGGATTGGCTGTCGCGTCCGTTCTTGGAACTGCCGACGCCCTTCTTGTGTGCCATGGTTCCTCCTCCGGGCCTCAGCCGCGGACCGTGGTGACCCGCACCTCGGTGTACGGCTGGCGGTGGCCGGTGCGGCGGCGGTAGTTGGACTTCGCCTTGAACTTCTTGACGTAGATCTTCTCGCCGCGCCCGTGCGCGACGACCTCCGCCTCGACCTTCGCGCCCTCGACGTGCGGCGCGCCGACCTTCGGCGTCTCCCCGCCGAGCATCAGCACCGGCAGGTCGACGGCGCTGCCGACGTCGGCCTCGAGCGCTTCGAGGCGAACGACGTCGCCCTCCTCGACGCGGTACTGCTTCCCTCCGGACTCGACGATCGCGAACATGGTGTCTCCTATCGGTTCCCCGCCGTCGTGGACGCCCGCGCGGCGTCACCGCCGGGGTGCGGGGGCCCCGGCGGCCGGGGTGGGGGTGGCGCGAACCCTCGCGGGTCCGCGGCGCAGAAAAGCAATGTAGCAGGATTCGGCGCGCCGGCGCAAGGCGCAGGCGATCGCCTACCGGCGCCGCGGCGTCGACGCCCGCCCCACGGCACGCACGAGCAGGAAGATCGCCAGCGCGACCGCGGTGAGAAGGCCGGCAAGGGCGACGGCGGCGTCCAGGTCCCGCTCGAGGGTGGCGTAGATCGCCAGCGGCAGCGTCCGCGTCCGGCCGGCGATGCTGCCGGCGAACACGATCGTCGCGCCGAACTCCCCGAGGGCCCGCGCCCACGCCAGCAACGCCCCCTCGACGAAGCCGGGGGCGGCGAGCGGCGCGGTGATGCGGACGAACGCAGCCAGGCGGGTCGCGCCGTCGGTGCGCGCGGCCCCCTCGAGCTCGCGCGGGACGGCGGCGAAGGCGACCTTGAGGGCGCGCACGTAGAAGGGGCTGGCGACGAACGCCTGAGCGAGGACGACGGCGGTGGTCGTGAACGCCAGGTCGACGCCGGCCTCCGCGAGGGGCGCCCCGAGCCACCCGCGGCGCCCGAACACCAGCAGCAGCGCGACGCCCGCCACGACGGGGGGCAGCACCACCGGGAGGTCGACGAGTGCGTCGAGCAGCCCACGCCCGGGGAAGCGGACGCGGGCGAGGAGGTAGGCGAGCGGCGTCCCGAACGCC
The sequence above is drawn from the Trueperaceae bacterium genome and encodes:
- the obgE gene encoding GTPase ObgE; translation: MTFRDTLPLIVQGGRGGDGAVSFLRLKYIPKGGPDGGHGGSGGDVVLRAVDDVGALAKLTPRRTYRGGTGQQGEGRQRHGKNGADLVLDVPVGTLARDAEDGTLVADLVEVGQTAVVARGGAGGRGNASFASSTRRTPRFAEFGERGRTRSLHLELRTIADVGLVGFPNAGKSSLLAALSNATPRIADYPFTTLTPNLGVVERDGYERFTLADVPGLIEGASEGKGLGLDFLRHVARTRLLAYVLDVADDPAAAFAALRAEIGAFDPSLLDLPAMIVLHKTDLASPSEVAALEADLAATGLPVLPASAERGDGLEALRDATFALLPARTAVTPAAPGPVTVTARPLRVEREGDAWRVTGEAVEALVERFDARNADAVAYLQRHFEEQGLAARLREAGARDGDDVRIGDAEFAYFDERGDAAARDAADEADAAADVPSEPPNGTA
- the rplU gene encoding 50S ribosomal protein L21, which translates into the protein MFAIVESGGKQYRVEEGDVVRLEALEADVGSAVDLPVLMLGGETPKVGAPHVEGAKVEAEVVAHGRGEKIYVKKFKAKSNYRRRTGHRQPYTEVRVTTVRG
- a CDS encoding ABC transporter permease, with product MSDRPSRRGRRPAPALLLLAAAPLAALLVVPVAALLVRALAPEALATLTLPVALDAIRLSLLTSGLALALTVAFGTPLAYLLARVRFPGRGLLDALVDLPVVLPPVVAGVALLLVFGRRGWLGAPLAEAGVDLAFTTTAVVLAQAFVASPFYVRALKVAFAAVPRELEGAARTDGATRLAAFVRITAPLAAPGFVEGALLAWARALGEFGATIVFAGSIAGRTRTLPLAIYATLERDLDAAVALAGLLTAVALAIFLLVRAVGRASTPRRR
- the rpmA gene encoding 50S ribosomal protein L27, which encodes MAHKKGVGSSKNGRDSQSKRLGVKRFDGQVVEAGTILVRQRGTRFHPGANVGLGNDYTLFALTPGAVKFVDKGRKGRFVTIQRRDPEAVAAD
- the yqeK gene encoding bis(5'-nucleosyl)-tetraphosphatase (symmetrical) YqeK; protein product: MAQNDAPLFPPDGPCRRSSVAPYCDRVRALVTPERWAHVQRVATLAETIGRANGFADDELRATALAAVLHDAARDLPDARLLELAPPESDTERAHPLAVHGRAARALAETWGVHDPRVLGAIEGHVFGVAPHDRIGMAVYVADVSEPGRGVNDDVRDLAMRDLPRAYRRAVRTKVDYLRARGKPVHPKTLEVHDALPPDPA